A region from the Agrococcus sp. SL85 genome encodes:
- a CDS encoding DUF559 domain-containing protein: MASRCPCCSTSLREPDGTAWARLDLADPSLRLAIEYDGEHHRLDDAQDDRDVRRLRRLAAEGWLVIRITKADLRLRRSAVLAQIVDAHATRTAERVLARAGR; this comes from the coding sequence CTGGCCTCCCGCTGCCCGTGCTGCAGCACGAGCCTGCGCGAGCCCGACGGCACGGCCTGGGCTCGCCTGGACCTCGCCGACCCGTCGCTGCGGCTCGCGATCGAGTACGACGGCGAGCACCATCGGCTCGACGACGCGCAGGACGACCGCGACGTCCGCCGGCTGCGCAGGCTGGCCGCGGAGGGCTGGCTCGTGATCCGCATCACGAAGGCCGATCTCCGGCTGCGCCGATCCGCCGTGCTGGCGCAGATCGTCGATGCCCATGCGACGCGCACGGCCGAGCGCGTGCTCGCCCGCGCCGGACGCTGA
- a CDS encoding PIG-L family deacetylase, which translates to MDHRLERVLFVHAHPDDETLSTGAAIATVAADGGDAVVVTCTLGERGEIRPERQGEVDAIGVGEVRRAELEQALRALGARGRRIHGFQDSGMRWLPDGTAGAAADAPEDAMAAADPDELADALGVVVEEVDPTAIVTYDADGGYGHPDHVAVHRAAVLTARRYDLPLYVRTPRPADVAFPLAPVRTQVLAALDAHRSQLEVRGDEVLHVGGQRQAVDELEHYRLIEPLPARRTRWTLRVGAVLAGAIVGVVGTFSHQSLPWGLLLSLVAATALIGGIRAASGSRPLTLGAVLGLVGVIAIVAIDPLGRGTFGGERTIVPANLAGWLWTLVPALVSLLALAWPDAESMRRIRMARAGRADDPQGRG; encoded by the coding sequence ATGGACCATCGGCTCGAGCGCGTGCTCTTCGTGCACGCCCACCCCGACGACGAGACGCTCTCGACCGGCGCGGCGATCGCCACCGTGGCCGCGGACGGCGGCGACGCGGTCGTCGTCACCTGCACGCTCGGCGAGCGCGGCGAGATCCGGCCCGAGCGGCAGGGCGAGGTCGACGCGATCGGCGTCGGCGAGGTGCGCCGCGCCGAGCTCGAGCAGGCGCTCCGCGCGCTCGGCGCGCGCGGCCGCCGCATCCACGGCTTCCAGGACTCCGGCATGCGCTGGCTCCCCGACGGCACCGCGGGCGCCGCGGCGGATGCGCCGGAGGACGCGATGGCGGCCGCAGACCCCGACGAGCTCGCCGACGCCCTCGGCGTGGTCGTCGAGGAGGTCGACCCCACGGCGATCGTCACCTACGACGCCGACGGCGGCTACGGGCATCCCGACCACGTCGCCGTCCACCGCGCCGCCGTGCTGACGGCGCGCCGCTACGACCTGCCGCTCTACGTCCGCACGCCGCGCCCCGCCGACGTCGCGTTCCCGCTCGCACCCGTGCGAACGCAGGTGCTCGCCGCGCTCGACGCCCACCGCTCGCAGCTCGAGGTGCGCGGCGACGAGGTGCTGCACGTCGGCGGCCAGCGCCAGGCCGTCGACGAGCTCGAGCACTACCGGCTCATCGAGCCCCTGCCCGCGCGCCGCACGCGCTGGACGCTGCGCGTCGGCGCGGTGCTCGCCGGCGCGATCGTCGGCGTCGTGGGCACCTTCTCGCACCAGTCGCTGCCCTGGGGCCTCCTGCTCTCGCTCGTCGCCGCGACCGCGCTCATCGGCGGCATCCGGGCCGCGAGCGGCTCCCGGCCCCTCACGCTCGGCGCCGTCCTCGGCCTCGTCGGCGTCATCGCGATCGTCGCGATCGACCCGCTCGGCCGCGGCACCTTCGGCGGCGAGCGCACGATCGTGCCCGCGAACCTCGCGGGCTGGCTGTGGACGCTCGTCCCGGCGCTCGTCTCGCTGCTCGCTCTGGCGTGGCCAGACGCCGAGTCGATGCGCCGGATTAGGATGGCACGAGCCGGCCGGGCGGACGACCCGCAGGGAAGGGGATAG
- the fdxA gene encoding ferredoxin, translating to MTYVIALPCVDVKDRACVDECPVDCIYEGERMLYIHPDECVDCGACEPVCPVEAIFYEDDTPEEWADYYEANVHFFDEIGSPGGAAKVGVIKHDHPIVAALPPQAQ from the coding sequence ATGACCTACGTGATCGCGCTCCCGTGCGTCGACGTCAAGGACCGCGCGTGCGTCGACGAGTGCCCCGTCGACTGCATCTACGAGGGCGAGCGGATGCTCTACATCCACCCGGACGAGTGCGTCGACTGCGGCGCCTGCGAGCCGGTGTGCCCCGTCGAGGCGATCTTCTACGAGGACGACACGCCGGAGGAGTGGGCCGACTACTACGAGGCCAACGTGCACTTCTTCGACGAGATCGGCTCGCCCGGCGGTGCGGCCAAGGTCGGCGTCATCAAGCACGACCACCCGATCGTCGCAGCGCTGCCGCCGCAGGCGCAGTGA
- the dapC gene encoding succinyldiaminopimelate transaminase, whose protein sequence is MIPSGARRLGLPDFPWDTLAAAKARAAAHPEGLVDLSVGSPVDPTPALLQEALREATDAHGYPTNHGTPEVRRAIADWFARVRGVPGLADEHVLVTVGSKELVAGLPLQLGLGPGDVVVHPRVAYPTYDIGARMAGATPVRADDPDDWPEATRLVWVNSPSNPTGEVLGVAALRRVVAAARERGIVVASDECYALLPWEVDDAPSILDPRVTDGDRSGLVAVYSLSKQSNLAGYRAAFVAGCSTVVQGVLEVRKHLGLMAPSPVQHALAVALGDDAHVAEQRERYRARRAALLPALRARGLDVAADAGLYLWATDGREAMAQVDELAGLGILVAPGGFYGDDRRIRVALTASDADVARAAARLAG, encoded by the coding sequence GTGATCCCCTCCGGCGCCCGGCGCCTCGGGCTGCCCGACTTCCCCTGGGACACGCTCGCAGCCGCGAAGGCCCGCGCCGCGGCGCACCCCGAGGGCCTGGTCGACCTCAGCGTCGGCTCGCCCGTCGACCCGACGCCCGCGCTCCTGCAGGAGGCGCTCCGCGAGGCCACCGACGCCCACGGCTACCCCACGAACCACGGCACGCCGGAGGTGCGGCGGGCGATCGCCGACTGGTTCGCGCGCGTGCGCGGCGTGCCGGGGCTCGCCGACGAGCACGTGCTCGTCACCGTCGGCTCGAAGGAACTCGTCGCGGGCCTGCCGCTGCAGCTGGGGCTCGGTCCCGGCGACGTGGTCGTGCACCCCCGCGTGGCCTACCCGACCTACGACATCGGCGCGCGCATGGCCGGCGCGACCCCCGTGCGCGCCGACGACCCCGACGACTGGCCCGAGGCGACGCGGCTCGTCTGGGTGAACTCGCCGTCGAACCCGACGGGGGAGGTGCTGGGCGTCGCGGCGCTCCGCCGCGTCGTGGCCGCCGCGCGCGAGCGGGGCATCGTCGTCGCGAGCGACGAGTGCTACGCGCTGCTGCCGTGGGAGGTCGACGACGCGCCCTCGATCCTCGACCCGCGCGTCACCGACGGCGACCGCAGCGGCCTCGTCGCCGTCTACTCGCTCTCGAAGCAGTCGAACCTCGCCGGCTACCGGGCCGCGTTCGTGGCGGGCTGCAGCACGGTCGTGCAGGGCGTGCTCGAGGTGCGCAAGCACCTCGGGCTCATGGCGCCGAGCCCCGTGCAGCACGCGCTCGCGGTGGCGCTCGGCGACGACGCCCACGTGGCCGAGCAGCGCGAGCGCTACCGCGCGCGCCGCGCCGCGCTCCTCCCTGCCCTGCGCGCTCGCGGGCTCGACGTCGCCGCCGACGCGGGGCTCTACCTCTGGGCGACCGACGGCAGGGAGGCGATGGCGCAGGTCGACGAGCTCGCGGGCCTCGGCATCCTCGTCGCCCCCGGCGGCTTCTACGGCGACGACCGGCGCATCCGGGTGGCGCTCACGGCCTCGGACGCGGACGTCGCGCGCGCCGCGGCCCGCCTCGCGGGCTGA
- a CDS encoding citrate synthase, protein MTTEDTQAPARSVTLEHPGGRTELPVLEAADGRSAIDVAKLTRETGLTTLDYGFVNTSSTRSAITYIDGDEGILRYRGYPIEELAEQKTFLDVAHLLIHGELPSEDELAGFDQSIRRHTLLHEDLRRFFDALPRDAHPMSALSSAVSALSTYYEHDHDPRDPEKVDKQTIRLLAKMPVIAAYAHKKSIGQAFLYPDNSLSFVENYLKLNFGIQAEEYVQNPVMVRALERLLILHADHEQNASTSTVRLVGSTDANLFASVSAGIHALSGPLHGGANEAVLTMLRGIRDSGEGVDRFVERVKNKEQGVKLMGFGHRVYKNYDPRAKLVKHSADEVLEALGVRDPLLDIAKELEQVALEDDYFKERKLYPNVDFYTGVIYKAMGFPERMFTVLFAIGRLPGWIAHWREMMLDPQTKIGRPQQLYVGPTERHI, encoded by the coding sequence GTGACGACCGAGGACACCCAGGCCCCTGCACGCTCCGTGACCCTCGAGCACCCCGGCGGCCGGACCGAGCTGCCGGTGCTGGAGGCCGCCGACGGGCGCTCCGCCATCGACGTCGCGAAGCTCACGCGCGAGACGGGGCTGACGACGCTCGACTACGGCTTCGTCAACACCTCGAGCACCCGCAGCGCCATCACGTACATCGACGGCGACGAGGGCATCCTGCGCTACCGCGGCTACCCCATCGAGGAGCTCGCCGAGCAGAAGACGTTCCTCGACGTCGCCCACCTCCTCATCCACGGCGAGCTGCCCTCCGAGGACGAGCTCGCGGGCTTCGACCAGAGCATCCGGCGCCACACGCTCCTCCACGAGGACCTGCGCCGCTTCTTCGACGCGCTGCCGCGCGACGCGCACCCGATGAGCGCGCTCTCGAGCGCCGTGAGCGCCCTCTCGACCTACTACGAGCACGACCACGACCCGCGCGACCCCGAGAAGGTCGACAAGCAGACCATCCGCCTGCTCGCGAAGATGCCGGTCATCGCCGCATACGCGCACAAGAAGTCGATCGGGCAGGCCTTCCTCTACCCCGACAACTCGCTGTCGTTCGTCGAGAACTACCTGAAGCTCAACTTCGGCATCCAGGCCGAGGAGTACGTGCAGAACCCCGTCATGGTGCGGGCCCTCGAGCGCCTCCTCATCCTGCACGCCGACCACGAGCAGAACGCCTCGACCTCGACCGTGCGCCTGGTCGGCTCCACCGACGCCAACCTCTTCGCCTCGGTCTCGGCCGGCATCCACGCGCTCTCGGGCCCCCTGCACGGCGGCGCCAACGAGGCCGTGCTCACGATGCTGCGCGGCATCCGCGACTCCGGCGAGGGCGTCGACCGCTTCGTCGAGCGCGTGAAGAACAAGGAGCAGGGCGTCAAGCTCATGGGCTTCGGGCACCGCGTCTACAAGAACTACGACCCGCGTGCGAAGCTCGTGAAGCACTCGGCCGACGAGGTGCTCGAGGCGCTCGGCGTCCGCGACCCGCTGCTCGACATCGCGAAGGAGCTCGAGCAGGTCGCGCTCGAGGACGACTACTTCAAGGAGCGCAAGCTCTACCCGAACGTCGACTTCTACACGGGCGTCATCTACAAGGCGATGGGCTTCCCGGAGCGCATGTTCACGGTGCTCTTCGCCATCGGGCGCCTGCCGGGCTGGATCGCGCACTGGCGCGAGATGATGCTCGACCCGCAGACGAAGATCGGCCGGCCGCAGCAGCTCTACGTCGGCCCGACCGAGCGCCACATCTAG
- a CDS encoding NCS2 family permease: MTSTTQASGARAAVDRFFKISERGSSIPQELRGGLVTFFAMAYIIVLNPLIIGGFSADQAAVDVEGGWLPNAQVAAVTALVGGVMTLAMGLIANVPFGLAAGLGINSFLAFGLVGELTWPEAMGLVVLNGIIIVVLGLTGLRRMIFDAVPAPLKAAITVGIGLFIAFIGFVDSGFVRSTGAASPPVQLGEGGSITSLPTLVFLIGLALMGILLARRVQGALLIGIVATTVIAIVLEAIFRVGPSLGQDPNAWNLNPPALPTSLFALPDLSLLGQVSLTGSFERIGVLATTMFVFTLVFMNFFDAIGSMTGLARQAGLANADGQFPGLKRALVVEGVGAVAGGGASASSNTVFIDSAAGIGDGARTGLASVVTGALFLAAMFLTPLTSVVPLEVAAATLVVVGALMMGQITEIDFTDLRVALPAFLTIVVMPLTYNIANGIGVGFIAWVVVNSVSGRAKQISPLLWIVAALFVLFFARGPIEAMLG; encoded by the coding sequence ATGACCAGCACCACGCAGGCGTCGGGCGCGCGCGCCGCCGTCGACCGCTTCTTCAAGATCAGCGAGCGCGGCTCGAGCATCCCGCAGGAGCTCCGCGGCGGCCTCGTGACGTTCTTCGCGATGGCCTACATCATCGTGCTGAACCCGCTCATCATCGGCGGCTTCTCGGCGGATCAGGCGGCCGTCGACGTCGAGGGCGGCTGGCTGCCGAACGCGCAGGTCGCCGCGGTCACGGCGCTCGTCGGCGGCGTCATGACGCTCGCGATGGGCCTCATCGCCAACGTGCCCTTCGGCCTCGCAGCGGGTCTCGGCATCAACTCGTTCCTCGCCTTCGGTCTCGTGGGCGAGCTCACGTGGCCCGAGGCGATGGGCCTCGTCGTGCTCAACGGCATCATCATCGTCGTGCTCGGCCTCACGGGCCTCCGGCGCATGATCTTCGACGCCGTGCCGGCGCCGCTCAAGGCTGCGATCACGGTCGGCATCGGCCTCTTCATCGCCTTCATCGGCTTCGTCGACTCCGGCTTCGTGCGCTCGACCGGCGCGGCCTCGCCGCCCGTGCAGCTCGGCGAGGGCGGCTCGATCACCTCGCTCCCGACGCTCGTGTTCCTCATCGGGCTCGCGCTCATGGGCATCCTGCTGGCGCGCCGCGTGCAGGGCGCGCTGCTCATCGGCATCGTCGCGACGACGGTGATCGCGATCGTGCTCGAGGCGATCTTCCGCGTGGGCCCCTCGCTCGGCCAGGACCCGAACGCCTGGAACCTCAACCCGCCGGCGCTGCCGACCTCGCTCTTCGCGCTGCCCGACCTCTCGCTGCTCGGCCAGGTCTCGCTCACGGGGTCGTTCGAGCGCATCGGCGTGCTCGCCACGACGATGTTCGTGTTCACGCTCGTCTTCATGAACTTCTTCGACGCGATCGGCTCGATGACGGGCCTCGCGCGGCAGGCGGGCCTCGCGAACGCCGACGGCCAGTTCCCGGGGCTGAAGCGCGCGCTCGTCGTCGAGGGCGTCGGCGCGGTCGCGGGCGGCGGCGCGAGCGCCTCGTCGAACACCGTCTTCATCGACTCGGCCGCGGGCATCGGCGACGGCGCGCGCACGGGCCTGGCCTCGGTCGTCACGGGCGCGCTGTTCCTCGCGGCGATGTTCCTGACGCCGCTCACCTCGGTCGTGCCGCTCGAGGTCGCCGCCGCGACGCTCGTCGTGGTCGGGGCGCTCATGATGGGTCAGATCACCGAGATCGACTTCACCGACCTCCGCGTCGCCCTGCCCGCCTTCCTCACGATCGTGGTGATGCCGCTCACCTACAACATCGCCAACGGCATCGGCGTGGGCTTCATCGCCTGGGTCGTCGTCAACAGCGTGTCGGGGCGCGCGAAGCAGATCTCGCCGCTGCTGTGGATCGTCGCGGCGCTCTTCGTGCTGTTCTTCGCGCGCGGACCCATCGAGGCGATGCTCGGCTAG
- a CDS encoding ABC transporter ATP-binding protein, translating to MRLGGARREDGAMTDSVLALRGLTKRFGQRVAVDGLTLDVPAGSMLGLLGPNGAGKTTSLSMATGLLRPDAGSALVLGADVWADPQAAKARMGVLPDGVRMFDRLTGAELLRYTGLLRGMPEAVVQARAAELLDALGLAEAGSTLVVDYSAGMRKKVGLACALIHAPRLLVLDEPFEAVDPVSGQTIREILAGFVRGGGTVVLSSHVMELVESLCDRVAVIAQGRLLADGTLDEVRAGSSLQSRFLSLVGTHELGEGTLSWLRSS from the coding sequence ATGCGCCTCGGAGGCGCGCGCCGGGAGGATGGAGCCATGACGGACTCCGTGCTCGCCCTCCGCGGCCTGACGAAGCGCTTCGGCCAGCGCGTCGCCGTGGACGGGCTGACCCTCGACGTGCCCGCGGGCAGCATGCTGGGCCTGCTCGGCCCGAACGGCGCGGGGAAGACGACCTCGCTGTCGATGGCGACGGGGCTGCTGCGCCCCGACGCGGGCTCGGCGCTCGTCCTGGGCGCCGACGTGTGGGCCGATCCGCAGGCCGCGAAGGCGCGCATGGGCGTGCTGCCGGACGGCGTGCGCATGTTCGACCGCCTCACGGGCGCCGAGCTGCTGCGCTACACCGGGCTGCTGCGGGGCATGCCGGAGGCCGTGGTGCAGGCGCGCGCCGCCGAGCTGCTCGACGCGCTCGGGCTCGCGGAGGCCGGCTCGACGCTCGTCGTCGACTACTCGGCGGGCATGCGCAAGAAGGTGGGCCTCGCGTGCGCGCTCATCCACGCGCCGCGTCTGCTCGTCCTCGACGAGCCCTTCGAGGCGGTCGACCCGGTCTCCGGCCAGACGATCCGCGAGATCCTCGCTGGCTTCGTCCGCGGCGGCGGCACGGTCGTGCTCTCGAGCCACGTCATGGAGCTCGTGGAGTCGCTGTGCGACCGCGTCGCGGTCATCGCGCAGGGCCGACTGCTCGCCGACGGCACGCTCGACGAGGTGCGCGCCGGCTCCAGCCTGCAGTCGCGCTTCCTCTCGCTCGTCGGCACGCACGAGCTCGGCGAGGGGACGCTGTCGTGGCTGCGCTCGTCGTAG